GAGAGTGAACTTTATAACTTAACAGGTTGTGTTCATAAAGCTATGATTTATTTGCTTGATGGAACAACTGTAACAGCTGAGGATATTGGAAGGCACAACGCTATTGATAAAGCAATTGGAAAGTGTAAACTGCAAGGTCTTGATACTACAAAATCAATTTTGTTTGTAAGTGGAAGATTAAGTTCAGAGATGGTTACAAAAGCTGTGATGCACAAAATCCCAATAGTTGTATCAAGAACTGCACCCACATATTTAGGTGTTCAAACAGCACATAAACACGGTCTTACACTTATCGGATTTGCAAGAGGTAAAAAGATGAATCTTTATACTCATAGTGGAAGAATTGATGTCTAGTATTGATGATAAATTAGATTTTAATTTGAGTGATGAGCAAAAAAGAATAGTTTTTGAAAATCTTGATGAGAATAAAAAACTATCTTGTTTAAAGGCATTTAAAGTAGCTAAAAAGATAAAAGTTCAAGCTAAAGATATGAGTGCGATTACAAAATTTTTGGGGATTAAAATAACAGATTGTGAGCTTGGAGTATTTGGCTCTTTAGATTTCTTAGCTAAAGATGAAGAGATTTATAATAGATTAAAAAGCATTTATAAAGAGCAAAAAATTCCTTGTGAATGTTTGTGGCAAGAAGCAAAAAACTCATCTTTAAAAATAGTTGGATCAACTGTTAAAAACTCTGATATTGAAGTAAGTTATTGCCAACTGGGATGTTTTAGAGAGAAAAAAGGGCTTAAAAGTGGAAATCAAAGTTAAAATTTGGATTGAAGATAATAAGCAAAATCTTATTTTTGGAAGTGGAAAAACAGAGATTTTAAAAGAGATTGAAAAAACAGGTTCAATTAGTGATGCTTCAAAAAATTTAAATATGAACTATAAAAAAACTTGGAGTCATATAAAAATCCTTGAAGAGTTTATTGAAGATAGTTTAGTTGTTACAAAAAAAGGAAGAGCTGTTGATAGTGGATCTCAACTAACTACTAAAGCAAAAGAGCTGATAGAACTTTATGAGATTTTAGACAAAGATATAAAAGAGTATTCAAAAAAGAGATTTAATGAACTTTTTTTAAGTGAAAACTTAATAAAAATAAAGGATAAATAAAAGTGTATAAACTAAACTTTTTGCAGTATAAAAATATGCAAAACTTGCATATTAAAGATAGTTTATCTTTGAATATTTTATCAAATAATGAAGATTATAGTAGTTTAGAAGATAGTTTTAAAAAAGAGTTTTCATTTGAAAGTTTAAACTACTTCTCTTTTTGTAAGAGTGGCTTTTTATCTCTATTACTTCAACTAAATAAAAAAGGAAAAATTGCAGTAAGTCTTGGAGAAACTCAAAGTTTAATTGATGCTTGTGAAATTTTTTGTTCTCTTGGATTTGATATTTTATATTTAGATTTAAATAAAGATGGAAGTGTTAATTTAGATAAATTAAAAGATCAAAAAATAGATTTTTTATTTATATCATCATATACAGTTGATACTTTTTATAAAAATAGTTTAGAAAATGTAAAACAACTAATAGATGCAAAAATTATCTCAAATGCAAGTGCCTCTTTCGATAAAAATAGTGATGTTATATATTTTGATTCATACAAACTAACTGGTTTTTCAACAAAATCAATAATACTTTTTAATCAAAATTTATTTGAAGAACAAGCTATTTTTGAAAAAGATGGAATTTCACTAAATAATATTTTTCAATCTTTGAAAAATCAAAAATTTGAAAATAGTATGAAAGAGATTTTTAAAGAAAAATTAGAAAATAGTTTAAAAGATAATCTTTACTATTTTATCGACAATAAAAATAGCTTAGAATATACACTACATTTTGCTCTTAAAGGTATAAAAGCAAGAGAGTTAATAAGAACTTTAGCTTTAGATGAAATTTTAATTTCAAATGGAGAGGGGTGTAGTTTAGGTTTATCAAAACCTTCAAGAGTTATTCAAGCTATGGGTTATGATGAACTTACTAGCAGAAACGCTATAACACTTAGTTTTGAAAAAAGCTATTCAATAAGTGAAATAGATAAAATTGTTAATCTTATTTCAAAAAGATATTTACAGATAAAAGTATTAAATAAAGGATAAAAAATGTTTGAAAAATTAAACTATTTAGATTTTAATGAAGCAATTAAAAAGAGTTTTGAATTGACAAATACTACTTTAAGTAGTGAATTTGTTTCTATAAATTTTGCCATAAATAGAGTTGTAAGTGAAGATATTTTATGTGTAAAAAATCTTCCAGCTTTTGATAACTCTGCTATGGATGGATTTGCTTTTAAAGCAATTGATGCAGGACAAACTTTAAAAATAAAAAGAGCTATTTTTGCTGGTGATAAAGATAAAAGTAGTGATGAGTTACTTGAAAAAAATGAGTGTTACAAAATAATGACAGGCGCGAAGGTACCAAAAGATGCTGATACTATTATTGCTATTGAAAACTGTATAAATGTTACAGAAGATAGTGTAACTATACCTGTTGATATTAAAAAAGGTTCAAACTTAAGATTAGAAGCTGAAGAGTTAAAAATTAGTGATATTTTAATTAAAAAAGGAGAGAAAATAAACTCTTCTCATATTGCTTTACTTGCAAGCCAAGGAGTAGTTATGGTTGAAGTTTATAAGCAAATTTCAATTGCTGTTTTATCAACTGGAAATGAACTTAAAGAGCCATGGCAAAAAGCTTCAAACGAAGAGATATATAACTGCAACTCATTTGCAATTATTGCTCAACTAAATGAAAAAGGTTTTAATGCAACTTATTGTGGAGTTATTCCAGATAATTTAGAAAAATCAATAGATTTTATAAATAGTTTGAAAAAATATGATGTAATTATTACAAGTGGAGGTATCTCTATGGGAGATGCTGATTTTATGGCAGAAGCTTTTTTGAAAAATGGATTAGAAGTAGCTTTTCATGGTGTAAATGTAAAACCAGGTCGTCCTATAATGATGGGGAAAATGTATTCTTCTTTGGTAATTTGTCTTCCTGGAAATCCACTAACGGCAATGGTAAATATAAATCTATTTGTAATTCCAATGTTAAAAAAACTTCAAGGTGAAAATGCTTTTTATCACGGTTATATAAAAGCTATAAATCAAAGTAGTTTTAAAACAAAAAAAGGGAGGGTAAATCTAGTTTTAGGAAGAGTTCAAAATGGTAATTTTTATGTTACAGATGAGAATAAATATGGTGCTGGAATGATTACAGCTTTATATAAGAGTAATTCAATTTTGGTAACAAATGCTTCTACTTCAAATATAGAATCAACTCAAGAGGTAAAAATTCTTGATTTAAATGGTATTTATTTTGAAGAGAGTACAGATATTTTAAATTAAAAATTAGGAGAAAAATATGAAAAAAATGTTAGCAGGTTTAGGTTTTAGTGTAGTAATAGCTAGTGGATTATTTGCAAATAGTTTAATGATGGCAACAACAACAAGTACTGAAGATACAGGATTATTGGATAGTTTAGCCCCAAAATTTAAGCAAGATACAGGAATAGAGTTAAAATGGGTATCAACAGGAACAGGTAAAGCCTTAAAAATGGGTGAAAATTGTGATGTTGATGTCCTTTTGGTTCATGCTCCTGAAGCTGAAAAAAAATTTGTAGAAGCTGGTTTTGGAAAAGATAGAAAAGAGGTTATGTATAATGACTTCGTTATTGTTGGTTCAAAAAAAGATCCAGCTAAAGTTGAAGGAAAAACTACTCAAGAAGCATTTAAAACAATTAAAGAGAAACAAGCAAACTTTATTAGTAGAGGTGATAAATCAGGAACTCATCAAAAAGAGCTAGAGATGTGGAAAAATGTTAGTGATGTAACACCTGAAAAAGATAAGTGGTATATTCAATCTGGTCAAGGAATGATTATTACACTAAATATGGCTGCTGAAAAAGAAGGGTATACATTAACAGATAGAGGAACTTGGATTAAGTATGAGTCACAAAAAGGTGACTCAAATACAATGAAAATTGTTGTTGAAAATGACAATTCATTATTTAATCAATATAGTGTTATTCCTGTAAATAAAGATAAATGTCCAAAAGTTCAAGATGAATTAGCA
Above is a genomic segment from Aliarcobacter cryaerophilus containing:
- a CDS encoding ModE family transcriptional regulator, encoding MSSIDDKLDFNLSDEQKRIVFENLDENKKLSCLKAFKVAKKIKVQAKDMSAITKFLGIKITDCELGVFGSLDFLAKDEEIYNRLKSIYKEQKIPCECLWQEAKNSSLKIVGSTVKNSDIEVSYCQLGCFREKKGLKSGNQS
- a CDS encoding molybdopterin molybdotransferase MoeA — protein: MFEKLNYLDFNEAIKKSFELTNTTLSSEFVSINFAINRVVSEDILCVKNLPAFDNSAMDGFAFKAIDAGQTLKIKRAIFAGDKDKSSDELLEKNECYKIMTGAKVPKDADTIIAIENCINVTEDSVTIPVDIKKGSNLRLEAEELKISDILIKKGEKINSSHIALLASQGVVMVEVYKQISIAVLSTGNELKEPWQKASNEEIYNCNSFAIIAQLNEKGFNATYCGVIPDNLEKSIDFINSLKKYDVIITSGGISMGDADFMAEAFLKNGLEVAFHGVNVKPGRPIMMGKMYSSLVICLPGNPLTAMVNINLFVIPMLKKLQGENAFYHGYIKAINQSSFKTKKGRVNLVLGRVQNGNFYVTDENKYGAGMITALYKSNSILVTNASTSNIESTQEVKILDLNGIYFEESTDILN
- a CDS encoding substrate-binding domain-containing protein — encoded protein: MKKMLAGLGFSVVIASGLFANSLMMATTTSTEDTGLLDSLAPKFKQDTGIELKWVSTGTGKALKMGENCDVDVLLVHAPEAEKKFVEAGFGKDRKEVMYNDFVIVGSKKDPAKVEGKTTQEAFKTIKEKQANFISRGDKSGTHQKELEMWKNVSDVTPEKDKWYIQSGQGMIITLNMAAEKEGYTLTDRGTWIKYESQKGDSNTMKIVVENDNSLFNQYSVIPVNKDKCPKVQDELAKKFSDWLVSADTQKFIGDFKLLNKPLFTPNAK
- a CDS encoding cysteine desulfurase, with translation MYKLNFLQYKNMQNLHIKDSLSLNILSNNEDYSSLEDSFKKEFSFESLNYFSFCKSGFLSLLLQLNKKGKIAVSLGETQSLIDACEIFCSLGFDILYLDLNKDGSVNLDKLKDQKIDFLFISSYTVDTFYKNSLENVKQLIDAKIISNASASFDKNSDVIYFDSYKLTGFSTKSIILFNQNLFEEQAIFEKDGISLNNIFQSLKNQKFENSMKEIFKEKLENSLKDNLYYFIDNKNSLEYTLHFALKGIKARELIRTLALDEILISNGEGCSLGLSKPSRVIQAMGYDELTSRNAITLSFEKSYSISEIDKIVNLISKRYLQIKVLNKG
- a CDS encoding winged helix-turn-helix domain-containing protein codes for the protein MEIKVKIWIEDNKQNLIFGSGKTEILKEIEKTGSISDASKNLNMNYKKTWSHIKILEEFIEDSLVVTKKGRAVDSGSQLTTKAKELIELYEILDKDIKEYSKKRFNELFLSENLIKIKDK